From Sulfurovum zhangzhouensis, one genomic window encodes:
- a CDS encoding L,D-transpeptidase family protein, with product MKILITLNIIGRLLNKVQKTTLSLRQLQQLAHATGRIILFIILSINIINADDIFSKQLIVVTTEKWSAPEGKLQRFERIDTTWEKVGKAIDIKLGRNGLGWGRGLHTIPNNAKIIKKEGDGKSPAGIFELKQAFGYEPFQIDYPFEVYKETDHCVDDINSKYYNKIVDSTKIKMDYKSYERMKFPEDYYKYGIVVDHNGIMQGEKSIRGAGSCIFIHIKPIATAGCTVMNEEEIKDIIKWLDAKKNPLLVQGTEEIVKELMKELMKNERIR from the coding sequence ATGAAGATATTAATAACGCTAAATATTATCGGACGCCTTTTGAACAAAGTCCAAAAGACTACGTTGTCACTGAGACAACTTCAGCAGTTGGCTCATGCGACTGGTCGCATCATACTTTTTATAATTCTTTCAATAAATATTATAAATGCTGACGATATTTTTAGTAAGCAGCTGATCGTTGTGACGACTGAAAAGTGGTCGGCACCGGAAGGTAAACTACAAAGATTTGAACGTATCGATACAACGTGGGAAAAGGTAGGAAAGGCTATAGATATCAAGCTTGGAAGAAACGGTCTGGGGTGGGGAAGAGGATTGCATACTATCCCAAATAATGCCAAGATAATAAAAAAAGAGGGGGACGGCAAGTCTCCTGCAGGGATATTTGAACTAAAACAGGCATTTGGGTATGAACCCTTTCAAATTGATTATCCGTTTGAAGTCTATAAAGAGACAGATCATTGTGTCGATGATATAAATTCAAAGTATTATAATAAGATTGTAGACAGCACGAAAATAAAGATGGACTATAAAAGCTATGAGAGGATGAAATTCCCTGAAGACTACTACAAGTACGGTATCGTCGTAGACCATAACGGCATCATGCAAGGAGAAAAATCTATCAGGGGTGCTGGATCATGTATCTTTATCCATATTAAACCGATCGCAACTGCTGGATGTACAGTGATGAATGAAGAAGAGATCAAAGATATCATCAAGTGGTTGGATGCAAAGAAAAATCCTCTGCTGGTTCAGGGGACTGAAGAAATAGTGAAAGAATTAATGAAAGAATTAATGAAAAACGAGCGGATCAGATAA
- the pstS gene encoding phosphate ABC transporter substrate-binding protein PstS, with amino-acid sequence MKLFEVILTLAAIMIVANASSSVEIDARGASFPKAVYAEWIEAYEAETGTRIIYEPTGSGDGIVSAVQRTADFSGTDKPLQPWKLKRYDLKMFPAIVGSIVLTYNIPGVGDNELKLSEEAIGAIFSGRAKFWDDPSISKHNKGLKLPHEPITVVVRTDGSGTTYNLTYYLRKIDYKHFKKADKLYDWEANTIGAKGSSGVSKLIKDTPYCIGYVDYSNKKKYNLHCATVENKEGKWVLPSLQSATIGAKYANLDKKKDFFGVIAYQEGKSSYPIIATSFILLPTENKEKNKEIIKFFDWAFNNGEYIANKHGFAMLPEKTIRDIKSYWSENIL; translated from the coding sequence ATGAAATTATTTGAAGTTATATTAACATTGGCAGCCATCATGATCGTTGCAAATGCTTCCAGTAGTGTGGAGATTGATGCTAGGGGTGCTTCATTTCCAAAAGCTGTCTATGCAGAGTGGATCGAAGCCTATGAAGCAGAAACCGGCACACGTATTATTTATGAGCCTACCGGTTCAGGGGATGGGATCGTATCAGCGGTTCAAAGAACTGCTGACTTTTCAGGAACAGATAAACCTTTACAACCATGGAAACTGAAAAGATATGATCTAAAGATGTTCCCTGCTATTGTAGGAAGTATCGTACTCACTTATAATATTCCCGGTGTAGGGGACAATGAACTTAAACTTAGTGAAGAAGCTATCGGTGCGATCTTTTCGGGACGTGCCAAGTTTTGGGATGATCCAAGTATATCCAAACACAACAAAGGTTTAAAGTTACCGCATGAACCCATAACGGTCGTAGTACGGACAGATGGTTCAGGTACAACCTATAACTTAACCTACTATCTTAGAAAGATCGACTATAAGCATTTTAAAAAGGCTGATAAACTGTATGATTGGGAAGCGAATACAATCGGGGCTAAGGGAAGCAGCGGTGTTTCAAAACTGATTAAAGATACACCTTATTGTATAGGATATGTCGATTACTCAAATAAGAAAAAATACAATCTTCACTGTGCAACGGTAGAAAACAAAGAGGGGAAATGGGTACTCCCTTCATTACAATCTGCTACCATTGGTGCGAAATATGCGAATTTGGACAAAAAGAAGGACTTCTTTGGTGTCATTGCCTATCAGGAAGGTAAAAGCTCCTATCCGATCATTGCAACCTCGTTCATATTGTTGCCAACAGAGAATAAAGAGAAAAATAAAGAGATTATCAAGTTCTTTGATTGGGCATTCAATAACGGCGAGTACATTGCCAACAAACACGGTTTTGCGATGTTACCTGAAAAGACTATCCGTGATATCAAATCCTATTGGTCAGAGAATATACTCTAA
- a CDS encoding vWA domain-containing protein, with protein sequence MTYQEKLTKAKAKLMLEHPYFGTLASALKIESDPDQLTFKSDGNTVRLNEEYVDKLNVSEVEFILSNGAMHAVLGHMERRGGRDKWLWQEACDFAVNAMLVKNGLQAPGYVNYQPQFEGMYAEEIYSQLKDEMKYAPETNHESSGDAQDQEESPDHQSGSKDEPKEETPKPKNEEAKVESVQEQQLSQKELDTLAEELKEHFEQIFNKLKRQDALPKDLKFVVPEYFSHKVDWREVLAGFIASYAKSSYSFMPPNMKYLYRGIYLPSLTSDLLRIIIAIDTSGSVDKELLGIFLGEVESIMEVYPNFEIDIITADTKVHSHKTYLPGEPLEYEISGGGGTDFRPVFEYIDQNIDHPTALLFFTDGQGIYPNNDVNFDVMWIMPEVVDVPLGEVLLLQE encoded by the coding sequence ATGACCTATCAAGAAAAACTGACCAAAGCTAAAGCCAAACTGATGCTTGAACACCCGTATTTTGGGACACTCGCTTCAGCACTCAAGATCGAGTCTGACCCTGATCAGCTGACCTTTAAAAGTGACGGTAATACGGTACGTCTGAATGAAGAGTATGTGGATAAGCTCAATGTCTCTGAAGTGGAGTTCATCCTCTCCAATGGAGCGATGCATGCAGTACTGGGGCATATGGAGAGACGCGGAGGCAGAGATAAGTGGCTCTGGCAGGAAGCTTGTGATTTTGCGGTCAATGCGATGCTGGTCAAAAACGGTTTGCAGGCACCAGGGTATGTTAATTACCAGCCTCAATTTGAAGGGATGTATGCTGAAGAGATCTACTCACAGCTTAAAGACGAGATGAAGTATGCTCCTGAGACCAATCATGAATCTAGTGGTGATGCACAAGACCAGGAGGAATCTCCCGATCACCAATCAGGCAGCAAAGATGAACCAAAAGAAGAAACGCCAAAACCAAAAAATGAAGAAGCAAAAGTAGAGTCTGTACAAGAACAGCAGCTCAGTCAAAAGGAACTAGATACACTTGCAGAAGAGCTTAAAGAGCATTTTGAGCAGATATTCAACAAATTAAAACGTCAGGATGCTTTGCCAAAAGATCTGAAGTTTGTCGTACCGGAGTATTTTTCGCACAAGGTGGACTGGCGTGAAGTACTTGCAGGATTTATCGCTTCCTATGCTAAAAGCAGTTACAGTTTTATGCCTCCGAATATGAAGTACCTTTACCGTGGTATCTATCTGCCTAGTCTGACCTCAGATCTGCTTCGTATCATTATTGCCATTGACACTTCAGGTTCTGTGGATAAAGAACTTTTGGGCATATTTTTAGGTGAAGTCGAGTCGATTATGGAAGTTTATCCTAATTTTGAGATCGATATCATCACTGCAGATACGAAGGTACATTCTCATAAGACCTATCTTCCAGGTGAACCATTGGAATACGAGATAAGTGGAGGAGGTGGAACAGACTTTCGTCCGGTTTTTGAATATATTGATCAGAATATAGATCATCCAACAGCACTGTTATTCTTTACAGACGGTCAGGGGATTTATCCTAATAATGACGTAAATTTCGATGTCATGTGGATTATGCCAGAAGTGGTCGATGTACCATTAGGAGAGGTGTTGTTACTTCAAGAATAG